One Rhizobium sp. NRK18 genomic window carries:
- a CDS encoding antibiotic biosynthesis monooxygenase family protein, producing the protein MTKLAKTPPPPYYVVIFSTLRTDGDHGYAAMAEKMDALAAEQPGYLGIDSVRDASGFGITNSYWRDEESVLAWKRNAEHTLARDLGREKWYQCYELRVARVERAYGFERK; encoded by the coding sequence ATGACCAAGCTCGCCAAGACCCCTCCCCCTCCCTACTACGTCGTCATCTTCTCCACCCTGCGCACGGATGGCGATCACGGCTATGCCGCGATGGCCGAGAAGATGGACGCGCTAGCCGCCGAGCAGCCCGGCTATCTCGGCATAGACAGCGTGCGCGATGCCTCCGGTTTCGGGATCACCAACTCCTACTGGCGCGACGAGGAATCGGTTCTCGCCTGGAAGCGTAATGCCGAGCACACGCTGGCGCGCGATCTCGGCCGCGAGAAATGGTACCAGTGTTACGAACTGCGCGTCGCCCGGGTGGAGCGGGCGTATGGATTCGAGAGGAAGTAG
- a CDS encoding VOC family protein has product MSLDRRISLVTLGVEDVARSTAFYERLGWKKSSASQDAVTFIQLKGTVLGLFSRASLAEDAGVEDTPPGFSGVTLAHNVASPAGVDAVVKFAVANGATLVKSPRKVFWGGYSGYFADPDGHLWEVAHNPFFPLDESGHVVLPD; this is encoded by the coding sequence ATGTCGCTCGATCGTCGCATATCGCTCGTCACGCTCGGAGTGGAGGACGTGGCCCGCTCCACCGCCTTTTACGAAAGGCTCGGCTGGAAGAAGTCTTCCGCCTCCCAGGATGCTGTGACCTTCATCCAGCTCAAGGGTACTGTGCTCGGCCTGTTTTCGCGCGCGTCGCTGGCCGAGGATGCCGGCGTCGAGGATACCCCGCCCGGTTTTTCCGGCGTCACGCTTGCACACAACGTCGCCAGTCCGGCCGGCGTCGATGCGGTGGTCAAGTTCGCCGTCGCAAATGGCGCGACGCTGGTCAAGTCGCCACGCAAGGTCTTCTGGGGCGGCTATTCGGGGTATTTCGCCGATCCGGACGGCCATCTGTGGGAAGTGGCCCACAACCCTTTCTTCCCGCTCGACGAGAGCGGCCACGTCGTCCTGCCGGACTGA
- the rplM gene encoding 50S ribosomal protein L13 yields the protein MATFSQKPAEVEKKWVIIDAEGLVVGRLASIIAMRLRGKHKATYTPHVDDGDNVIVINAEKAVLTGKKYTDKKYYWHTGYPGGIKERTARQIIEGRFPERVIEKAVERMIPRGPLGRRQMKNLRVYAGTNHPHEAQQPVSLDVAKLNKKNVRSA from the coding sequence ATGGCAACTTTCTCCCAGAAGCCCGCTGAGGTGGAGAAGAAGTGGGTCATCATCGACGCCGAAGGTCTCGTCGTCGGTCGCCTCGCTTCCATCATCGCGATGCGCCTGCGCGGCAAGCACAAGGCTACCTACACCCCTCACGTGGACGACGGCGACAACGTTATCGTCATCAACGCCGAGAAGGCCGTCCTGACCGGCAAGAAGTACACCGACAAGAAGTACTACTGGCACACCGGCTATCCGGGCGGCATCAAGGAACGTACGGCTCGCCAGATCATCGAAGGCCGCTTCCCGGAGCGCGTCATCGAGAAGGCTGTTGAGCGCATGATCCCGCGCGGCCCGCTCGGCCGTCGCCAGATGAAGAACCTGCGCGTCTATGCCGGCACGAACCATCCGCATGAAGCCCAGCAGCCGGTCTCCCTCGACGTGGCCAAGCTGAACAAGAAGAACGTAAGGAGCGCCTGA
- a CDS encoding CoA-binding protein, producing MNHDAYSSDYIRDILTSCKTMALVGASADEHRPSYNVMGFLLGKGYHVLPVNPAHAGEQILGQFCYASLSELPEPVDMVDVFREASHFKDVVDEAVAMIPRPKVIWGQLTVRDDVAAAKAERAGIKVVMDRCPVTEFPLLYHALHG from the coding sequence ATGAACCATGATGCCTATTCTTCCGACTATATCCGGGACATCCTGACGTCCTGCAAGACGATGGCGCTCGTCGGCGCATCGGCTGACGAGCATCGCCCGAGCTACAATGTCATGGGCTTCCTGCTCGGCAAGGGTTACCACGTCCTGCCGGTCAATCCGGCCCATGCCGGCGAGCAGATCCTCGGCCAGTTCTGTTATGCAAGCCTATCCGAACTGCCCGAGCCGGTCGACATGGTCGACGTGTTCCGCGAGGCCAGCCACTTCAAGGACGTGGTCGACGAGGCGGTGGCGATGATCCCGCGGCCTAAGGTCATCTGGGGCCAGTTGACTGTGCGCGACGACGTCGCCGCGGCCAAGGCGGAAAGGGCAGGCATCAAGGTCGTCATGGACCGCTGCCCGGTCACCGAGTTTCCGCTGCTCTATCACGCCCTGCACGGCTGA
- the speB gene encoding agmatinase → MAKKTIDHAITARSLTSAATDPTYAGVLSFMRRKYSKTTKGADAIVWGIPFDAAVSNRPGARFGPQAIRRASAIFDNDPQYPFDADLFEQMAVIDHGDCLLDYGNHQKTPATIEREAAKLIKDGAYLLTLGGDHFVTWPVLKAHAAKHGPLALVQFDAHQDTWPDDGNRIDHGSFVGRAVRDGVIDPARSIQIGIRTHAPETCGIRIVYGHEVEDMSAREIAALILDHVGDAACYMTFDIDCLDPAYAPGTGTPVAGGPSTAKILSVLQKLGPLDVRGSDVVEVAPAYDHADITAIAGSTIAMYMLGLKAAKMKG, encoded by the coding sequence TTGGCCAAGAAGACCATCGACCACGCGATCACTGCGAGAAGCCTGACATCGGCTGCGACCGATCCGACCTATGCGGGCGTTCTGTCCTTCATGCGGCGGAAATATTCGAAGACGACGAAGGGTGCCGATGCGATCGTCTGGGGCATTCCGTTCGACGCCGCCGTCTCCAACCGGCCGGGCGCGCGCTTCGGGCCGCAGGCGATCCGCCGCGCGTCGGCGATCTTCGACAATGATCCGCAATATCCCTTCGATGCCGATCTCTTCGAACAGATGGCCGTCATCGACCATGGCGACTGCCTGCTCGATTATGGCAACCACCAGAAGACACCGGCGACGATCGAGCGCGAGGCGGCGAAGCTCATCAAGGACGGCGCCTATCTCCTTACGCTTGGCGGCGACCATTTTGTCACCTGGCCGGTCCTGAAGGCCCATGCCGCCAAACACGGGCCGCTCGCCCTCGTGCAATTCGATGCCCATCAGGATACGTGGCCGGATGATGGCAATCGCATCGATCACGGGTCCTTCGTCGGCCGTGCCGTGCGCGACGGGGTCATCGATCCCGCCCGTTCGATCCAGATCGGCATCCGCACCCATGCGCCGGAAACCTGCGGGATCCGCATCGTCTATGGCCACGAGGTCGAAGACATGAGCGCGCGCGAAATCGCAGCGCTGATCCTCGATCATGTCGGCGATGCAGCCTGCTACATGACCTTCGACATCGACTGCCTCGACCCGGCTTACGCCCCCGGAACGGGAACGCCGGTGGCGGGTGGTCCGTCGACGGCGAAAATTCTCTCCGTGCTGCAGAAGCTCGGGCCGCTCGATGTCCGCGGCTCGGACGTCGTCGAGGTGGCCCCGGCCTATGACCACGCCGACATCACCGCCATCGCCGGATCGACGATCGCCATGTACATGCTGGGTTTGAAGGCGGCGAAGATGAAGGGCTGA
- the rpsI gene encoding 30S ribosomal protein S9 has translation MADLSSLKDLAGETAAENAAPVHVRKVDNLGRSYATGKRKNAVARVWVKAGTGKITVNGKDFTGYFARPVLQMILQQPIAAAARNGQFDVVATVTGGGLSGQAGAVRHGISKALTYFEPGLRSVLKKGGFLTRDSRVVERKKYGKAKARRSFQFSKR, from the coding sequence ATGGCTGATCTTTCTTCCCTGAAGGACCTCGCAGGCGAAACCGCCGCTGAAAACGCAGCACCGGTTCACGTCCGCAAGGTCGACAATCTCGGCCGCTCCTACGCGACCGGCAAGCGCAAGAACGCCGTCGCACGCGTATGGGTCAAGGCCGGCACCGGCAAGATCACCGTCAACGGCAAGGACTTCACCGGCTACTTCGCCCGTCCGGTTCTGCAGATGATCCTGCAGCAGCCGATCGCAGCGGCAGCCCGCAACGGCCAGTTCGACGTCGTCGCCACCGTTACCGGCGGCGGTCTCTCCGGCCAGGCCGGTGCTGTTCGTCACGGCATCTCCAAGGCGCTCACCTACTTCGAACCGGGCCTGCGCTCCGTTCTGAAGAAGGGCGGCTTCCTGACCCGCGACAGCCGCGTCGTCGAGCGTAAGAAGTACGGTAAGGCCAAGGCCCGCCGTTCGTTCCAGTTCTCGAAGCGCTAA